In Finegoldia magna ATCC 53516, a genomic segment contains:
- a CDS encoding adenine phosphoribosyltransferase, producing the protein MDLKEKIRVIDGFPKEGISFKDITTLLNDKDAYKHAVDLMVEDLKDKGITVIAAPEARGFLFGSAVAYALGVRFVPVRKPGKLPGEVSEYSYDLEYGTDKLEVHKDAIQKGDKVAIVDDLLATGGTVNAVAKLVEKNGGEITAMEFLIELTELGGRDVNKKYYINTLVQYDI; encoded by the coding sequence ATGGATTTAAAAGAAAAAATTAGAGTTATAGACGGATTTCCAAAAGAAGGAATCTCGTTCAAAGATATTACTACATTGTTAAACGACAAAGATGCCTACAAACACGCAGTAGACCTTATGGTAGAAGATTTAAAAGACAAAGGAATAACTGTGATTGCAGCTCCAGAAGCTAGAGGATTTTTGTTCGGCTCAGCTGTAGCGTATGCTCTTGGAGTAAGATTTGTTCCTGTAAGAAAACCAGGCAAACTTCCTGGAGAAGTGTCAGAGTATTCTTATGATTTGGAATATGGTACTGACAAATTAGAAGTACACAAAGATGCAATCCAAAAAGGCGACAAAGTTGCAATCGTTGACGACTTGTTGGCAACAGGTGGAACTGTAAATGCAGTAGCTAAGTTAGTTGAAAAAAACGGTGGCGAAATCACTGCGATGGAATTTTTGATTGAACTTACTGAACTTGGCGGAAGAGATGTCAACAAAAAATATTACATCAACACTTTAGTACAATACGATATCTAA